Proteins from one Aspergillus nidulans FGSC A4 chromosome VIII genomic window:
- a CDS encoding asparaginase ahrA (transcript_id=CADANIAT00002415), which translates to MGLRVKALAVAALATLSQASPVLYTREDTTSNTTYAFTNSNGLNFTQMNTTLPNVTIFATGGTIAGSAASNTATTGYQAGALGIQTLIDAVPEMLSVANIAGVQISNVGSPDVTSTILLEMAHRLNKVVCEDPSMAGAVVTHGTDTLEETAFFLDATVNCGKPIVIVGAMRPATAISADGPYNLLQAVTVASTKEARNRGAMVVMNDRIASAYYVSKTNANTMDTFKAVEMGYLGAIISNTPFFYYPAVQPSGKTTVDVSNVTSIPRVDILYSFQDMTNDTLYSSIENGAKGVVIAGSGAGSVDTAFSTAIDDIISNQGVPIVQSTRTGNGEVPYSAEGGISSGFLNPAKSRILLGLLLAQGGKGTEEIRAVFGKVAV; encoded by the exons ATGGGTCTCCGTGTCAAAGCCCTTGCAGTGGCAGCTCTGGCTACCCTCAGCCAGGCCTCGCCGGTCCTATACACTCGCGAGGACACTACCTCCAACACAACCTACGCCTTTACCAACAGCAACGGGCTGAACTTCACCCAGATGAACACCACACTTCCTAATGTAACCATCTTCGCAACAG GCGGCACAATCGCCGGCTCGGCCGCCTCTAACACTGCAACAACAGGCTACCAGGCGGGCGCCCTCGGAATCCAGACCCTCATCGACGCCGTCCCCGAAATGCTCTCCGTCGCCAACATCGCCGGCGTGCAGATCTCCAACGTCGGTAGCCCAGACGTCACCTCCACCATCCTGCTAGAGATGGCGCACCGTCTCAACAAAGTTGTCTGCGAGGACCCATCCATGGCTGGCGCAGTCGTCACCCACGGCACTGACACCCTTGAGGAAacggccttcttcctcgacgCAACAGTCAACTGCGGGAAGCCTATTGTCATCGTGGGCGCCATGCGGCCCGCAACAGCCATCTCTGCCGATGGGCCCTATAATCTCCTGCAGGCCGTTACTGTGGCGAGCACGAAAGAGGCAAGGAACAGGGGCGCGATGGTCGTCATGAACGACCGCATCGCCTCCGCTTACTACGTGTCCAAGACAAACGCCAATACGATGGATACATTCAAGGCTGTGGAAATGGGGTACCTGGGTGCCATTATCTCGAACACTCCGTTCTTCTATTACCCGGCCGTGCAGCCAAGTGGGAAGACGACTGTCGATGTGTCCAACGTCACCTCCATCCCGCGCGTCGACATCCTCTACTCCTTCCAGGACATGACAAACGACACGCTCTACTCAAGCATTGAGAACGGCGCGAAGGGCGTTGTTATCGCAGGATCTGGTGCTGGGAGTGTCGATACCGCCTTCTCGACGGCTATTGATGATATTATCAGCAACCAGGGAGTTCCGATCGTGCAGAGTACTAGGACAGGAAACGGAGAGGTGCCGTATTCGGCTGAGGGGGGTATTTCGAGCGGGTTCCTGAACCCAGCTAAGTCGAGGATTTTGTTGGGATTGCTGTTGGCCCAGGGAGGGAAGGGCACTGAAGAAATTAGGGCGGTGTTTGGGAAGGTTGCTGTTTGA